In Streptomyces rapamycinicus NRRL 5491, the genomic stretch GGCCGCCGCGACCGGGACCGGGTCTTCGGGGAGGGCGATCCGCAGCGGGCCACCGGTGCCGCGGCGGGGGTCGGCGGGGCCGGTCCAGCCCTCCACCCGGCGGTAGACATCGCGGACAGAGGCGTACGACCAGCCCGGGTCGCCGGTCTCCTCGGCCCAGGAGTCGAAGTCGACGCGGTGGCCCCGTGCCCAGACGGAGGCGTTGACGCTGGAGCCACCGCCCAGCACCTTGCCCATCGGCAGCGCGGGCGCACGGCCGCGCAGCGAGCGGGACGGCTGGGCCGAAAAGCCCCAGTCGCGTTCGCTGCCGATGTTGGACATCCACCGGGTGGCGTCGGTGACCGACTCCACCCGGTCGCTGCCACCGGCCTCCAGCAGCAGGACACTCACCTCGGGCACGTCCGCCAGCCGCCGGGCGACGACGGACCCCGAGGTCCCTCCGCCGCAGACGATGAAGTCGTAGACGGGGCGAGGGACGTCGGTGACGAGCTCACGATCCTCGGTGATGTGACTGGTGCGTGCCATGGGTAACGACCGTCCTCCCGCCGGACGCGGCGTTCGGTGCCACCGCCTGGCGGACTCGCTGATGTCCAGCGTAGCCATGGCGCGGAACCACTCGCCAGACGGATGACGGCGCGATGGGATCAGGCGAGCCGGTTCCAGCGGATCCTCAGCCCCAGAGGCCGAGGGTGAACTCGGCGATCAGCGTGGACAGGAGGAACGACGCGGTGATCGCTACCAGGCCGACCGGGACGATCTTCCAGCCGATACGCCGCAGCAGGGGGACGTCCTTGCCGAGCGACAGACCTGCCAGCGTCAGCATGATCGTGGCGATGGAGAGGAAGTCCACCGAGTTCACCAGCGAGTTGATCGCTTCCGCGCCGAAGAACCACGGACTCGAGACGTACGCGCCCACGGTGGTGATCCACACGATGGGTGAGATCTTCCGGGTTGCCTTGGCCAGGACGAGACCGAGCGATACGAGGGCCAGGAGGATCGCGTAGCCGCCGATGATCTGCCAGCTGAGGGCCTTGGCCGACACCGAGGCGGCGCCGATGCCCAGCACCGTCAGTACTCCGAGGGACAGCCAGAGCGGTAGCTTCACCTCGGCCGAGGCCGCCGCCACCTGCTCCCGGAACGCGCGGTTCACCGCGATGTCGTCCGCCTGGGAGCGGGCGGGAGCTGGGGTGGCGGACGCCCCGGCGTCCGTGTCCGGCTCCGTCGTGGCGGCCGCGGCCGCGCCGTCGTGCCGGCCGCGGGTGAGGAAGCGGTAGACCCTGTCGGCCAGCGGGAGCGCGATGTAGATCCCGATGTAGACGCCCAGGACGGTGGTGATGAGGTTGGACACCGCGGCCGTGCCGAGGATGGCCTCCTGGTCGGCGGGGTGCGCGGCCACGATGCTCGCCGAGGACGCCGCCATCATGGACCCGGATCCGACGCCCGCTCCCATGGCCATCGCCAGTGGATCGAAGATGCGCCAGTTCGCCACGACGGATGTCAGGAGCGTGATGAACACGGCGCCGAAGAGCGTGCCGAACACGTACATCGCCAGCACGCCGCGGTACTGGTCCGAGTCCGGCCCGTACTTCTCCGAGACCATCGCGAAGGAGGGCTCGCGGTCCAGCGAGAAGGTGGCGCCCACCGTGGCCTTGCCCATGCGCAGCAGCACGGCCAGCGGCAGGGCCAGGGCGATCGTCCCCAGGAGGTGCCCGACCTCCTGCAGCAGCAGGGCGGGTCCCGCCTTGACCAGGGTCGGCAGGCTCGGACCGATGTTGAAGGCCAGCCGGGCCACGAGGAGCATCACGGCCACGCCGACGAGAGCCGCGGCCGCCTTCTGGAGGTCCAGGCCCAGGGGCCTGACCTTCTGGACGGAGACCAGCAGGCCCAGGAGCAGGCCCCACACCATCGGGAAGATGATGACGGATCCGACGCCCAGATCGATGTCGAGTTGCCCGATGAACTGGACGGCCAGCGCGATGACCAGCGCCAGGGCAGCGATCGGCAGCGTTTGCAGGGGTGACTTCGGTCCGGCCTTGGCCGGGGCGGTGTGGGTGGTCATGTCGCTGCTGCTTCCTGGGTGGGGTTCCGGCGATAGGGCGTCGTGGCGAAACGTTTCCTCTGCTCCGAGTCGGTGGCCGTGTCGGCTACGGTCCAGGCCAGCGCGAGGGCTGCCTCGAACATCACCCGGTACGCCCGGGGGGTGTCGGCCAGGGCGGTAAAGCCGTGCGAGTGGATGGGGACGTCGGCTCCGGGGATGCTCAGCCAGGGGTGGAGGCTGGGGATCACCTGGCTGACGTTGCCCATGTCGGTCGATCCGCCGCTGAGCCGCCCCGCGGGCGAGGTGTCCCGCCCCAGGGCGCGCATGGCGGCCGTCCAGTGGGCGGCGAGTGTCTCATCCTGGACCAGCGGCTCATAGAGCGGCTCCGTGGACTCGATGGTCAGCTCGGCGCCCGTGGCCAGGGCCGCGCCCTCGAAACAGCGGCGGACCCGTGCCAGCAGCGCTTCGTACTCCTGCAGGGTGAAGGCGCGGCACTCGAAGTCGACGACGGCGCGCTCGGGTATGACATTCGTGGCGATACCGCCCTCCGCCACGAAGAGCGCCACCCGGTGGTCCCCCGGGATCTGCTGGCGCAGCAGGCCGACGGCCACCTGGCTGAGCACGGCCGCGTCGGCGGCGTTCACACCGAGGTGAGGGGCCGCCGCCGCATGGGCCGCCTTGCCGGAGAACACGGCCCGGTACCTGCCCACCGCCTGGGAGCTGGTCCCGGCCGGGGCACAGGTCACTCCGTCCTGGACGAGGTGAACCATCAGGGCCAGCCCCACTCCGTCGAACGCGCCTGCCTCGAGCAGCAGCGCCTTGCCGCCGCCGTGCTCCTCGGCCGGGGTGCCGATCGCCTTGAGCGTGATGCCGAGTTCGTCCACGTGGGGTGCCAGGGCCAGCGCGGAGGCGAGCGAGGCACCGGCGATGAGGTTATGTCCGCAGGCGTGGCCCACCTCCGGCAGCGCGTCGTACTCGACGCACAGCGCGACCGTCAGCTCGCCGCTTCCCGCCGTGGCGGTGAAGGCGGTGGGCAGACCGCCCGTGCCGCGTTCGACGTCGAACCCTCCCTGCTCGAGCAGCTGCGTGAGAGCGGCTGAGGAGGCCGTCTCCTCGAAGGCCACCTCGGGATGGGCGTGGAGGGAGCGCGAGAGCGCGAGCACCCGTTCCCTCCAGCGCTCGACGCCGGCCGCGAGGTCCGTCTTCAGCCGGCCGGAACCGGCGGCAAGGTCCGTCAGTGTCATCTGTGCCTGCCTAGTAGCTCAGCGAGGGGAACGGCGTGCCGGCGGCCCGGGTGGGCACCCAGACGGCCTTGGTCTGCGTGTACTCGTCCAGCACGCCGGGGCCGGAGGACCGGCCGTGGCCGGAGTCGCCGAAGCCGCCGAAGGGGACCGCCACGTGGATGGTCTTGTAGGCGTTGATCCAGAAGGTGCCGGCCCGCACGGAGCGCGCCACATGGTGGGCGCGGGAGACATCGCCGGTCCAGACCGCTCCGGCGAGGCCGAAGTCCGTGCCGTTGGCCCGTTCGATCGCCTCCGCCTCGGTGTCGAAGACGTCGGCGCCGACCACCGGTCCGAAGACCTCGGTGGTCTCCAGCCGGTTGGCGGGGGTGACCCCGTCCAGCAGGGTCGGCATGACCCAGTGGCCGCCGGCCAGCGCGGAGCCGGTCAGCTCGGAGGGCAGCCGCGCGTCGGTGATCCGGCGGCCGCCGTCCGCTATTCCCGCCTCGATCAGCGAGGTCACGGTGGCGAACTGCGGTGCCGTGATGATCGGGCCGACCTCGGTGGTGGGGTCGAGCGGGTCGCCGAGGCGCAGCCGCGCCGCCCGCTCCGCCACGCGCTCCACGAACGCGGCGTGGACACCGCGCTCGACCAGCAGGCGCGAACCGGCCACGCAGGACTGTCCGGCGCCGGAGAAGACGGCGGCGATGGCGCCGTCCGCCGCCCTGTCCAGGTCGGCGTCGGCGAAGACGATGTTGGCACTCTTGCCGCCGAGCTCCAGGACGGTGGGGATACCGGCCCCCGCCGTCGCGACCGCCACCCGGCGGCCGGTGGCCACCGAGCCGATGAAGGAGACCTTCCCGACGCGCGGATCGCTGGTCAGTGCGGCGCCCACGGTGGAGCCGTGCCCGGCGGCGACGTTGAACACGCCCTCCGGGAGGCCGGCCCGGTGCGCCAGCTGGGCCAGCCGGAGCGTGGACACCGGGGTGAACTCGCTGGGCTTGACGACGACCGCGTTGCCCGCCGCCAGCGGGGCTGCCGAGTTCCAGCCCGCGGTGAACAGGGGCGCGTTCCACGGGGTGATGGCCACCACCACACCCCAGGGCACGCGCTCGGTGTAGGTGTGCCAGTCGCCGGGGACGGGGATGGTCTGGCCCGTCAGCTTGTCCGCCCAGCCGGCGTAGTAGCCGAACATCTCGGCGACCTTGGCCGCCTCGGCCCGGGTGTCCCGCAGGGGCTTTCCCGTGGTGACGGACTCCAGCACGGCCAGTTCCTCGGCGTGCTCGGCAACCGTGCGGGAGACCTCGCGCAGGATCGCCGCCCGTTCGAAGGGGCCCGTCGCGCCCCACACCGCCGCCCCGCGGACGGCGCTGGTCAGGATGGTCTCGGCCGCCTCCCGGCCGGGATCGCGGAACGCGGCGTACTCCTCGCCGGTGGCGGCGGCGGTGAGCGGGATGGTCTCACCGCGGCCGGGGACGACGCGGCCGTCGAGGAAGGTGCCCAGACCCTGGGGGAAGGCGGTGTCCACGGCCGCGCGGGCGGCGGTGGCGGAGGACGGGGTGGTCGCGGTGGTCATGCTGCGGGGGCTCCTTCGCTGGTGAGACAGGGGGCGACGGTGCGGGCGATCTCGGTGAAGTCGGCGCCGGAGCCGAGTGCGGCCAGGGCGGCTTGCCAGCGCTGGTTCGCCGCGGCCAGCAGCTCCGGCCGTTCGCCCCGCTGGGCGGCGATCTCGATGGCCAGGGCGGCGTCACGGGCCATGAGGCCCATGGAGAAGCCGGAGTCGTGGGCACCGGTCAGCACCCACTTCGGGTACATGGCAGCGGAGACCTGGCTGCCGCCGGAGGCACCGCTGATACCGGCTGCGGCCATCGCGGGATCCACACCGTGGGCCTTCGCGATGGCGAGGGCCTCCCCGACCGAGACCAGGTTGGCCGCGGCCAGGACGTTGTTGAGCAGCTTGACCACATTGCCGGAGCCGGGGCCGCCGAGATGCTCGTACTGGCCGCCGGTCAGGGCCTCGAGGACGGGCCGGGCCGCGTCGAGGGCCTGCTCCGTGGCACCGACGAAGGCGGTCAGCCGGCCTTCCGCGGCCCCGTCGCGGCCGCCCGAGACGGGCGCGTCGACGAAGGCCGCGCCCTGGTCCGCGGCGAGGGAGGAGAGCGAGGCGCTCGTGGCCGGCTCCGATGTCGTGGTGTCGACGATGGCGAGAGTGCCGGGGCGGGACAGCAGCACCGGAACGGTCGTCCCGACCACACCCGCCGAGGGCAGCGAGAGGACGGCGTAGGGCGTTCCGGCCAGGTGTCCGACGTCGTCCACGGTGCGGATGCCCGCCGCTTCGGCGGCGGAGCGCGCGACGGGCGAGGGATCGAAGCCGGAGACCTGCCAGCCCGCCCGATGCAGGGTGACGGCCATGGCGCCGCCCATCGAGCCCAGGCCGACGACGGCGACGTGCTGGTTCATGAGAGCTCCTGTCGAAGGGGCGTGGGTACGACGAAGAGGGGGCGAGGGCCGCTGGTGGCCCGGGAAGATGTCGCGTGGGGCGGCGGACGCGGGCCGGGTGCGCGCGCGGGCCGGGTGCGCGGGCCCGGTGCGCGGACGCGGGCCGGGTGCGATGATCTCGGCGCCGGAGTGGTGGGGCGTCGAGGAGTGTCCGGTGTCCGGCACCTCTACTCCAGGTAGATGTCCAGGTCCTTCCACAGCTGCTGGGTGCGGCGGATGGCCGCCCTGCTGCGCTCCGGCTGAGCCGCCTGCATTCCGGCCAGCAGACCGTAGACCACCGAGGTGGCCGCGGTGACGGACTGGAAGAAGGAGATGCCTTCCGACGGCACGATGAACAGATGCTCGGCCACGGTGGTGGCCAGACGGCCGCGGCGCATGTCCGTGATCGCCACCACCGCGGCGCCGGCCTCACGGGCGGCCTCGGCGGTCACGATGATCTGCTTCATGGACCGCCACATGTTGACGACCACGAGGACGTCCCCGGGGCCGAGGCTGTTGACGGCACTGGCCAAGTGCACTCCGCCCCGATTTTCCAGCGATATCGGATAGCCCATCGTGGAGCCGAGGTGGGCCATGACGCTCGCCGGTCCGGCGAAGGAGCCGGCGCCGACGACGAGGATCGACTTGGCCGCGGCCAGGGTCGCGATGGCGGCCTCCGCCTCCGCGGCGGTGTTGTTGTCCAGGGTCTGGCGCAGATTGTCGATGTCGTGTGTGAGGGCGTCGTGCAGCGGGCTGCGATGCTCGCCGGACTGGGTGAGCTTGTCCTCGGTGGAGATCAGCACCAGGTAACGGGCGCGCAGCTCACGCTGCAGGTCCGGCCAGCCCCGGTACCCCAGTGCCTGGGCGGCTCGGACCACTGTGGAGCTGTTGACGTCGGCCCGCTGAGCGATCTCGGCGAGGTCCGCGTAGGAGGCCAGCTGCGGGTTGCGGACGATCACGTCGACCACGCGTGACTGCGCCTTGGACAGCCGCACCCGGGGCAGTGCGTCGCCCAGCCACTGAGCGTCGGCATGGTCGAGGATCTCGTTGTTCTGTGCTGTGGGCACGCCTTCGCTCCCAGGTATGAGACGGAGCATCCTGCAAGGAATATTGCAGCACTGTATATTGCAACCCTTGTTGCGGGAACCCCTCGGTGTTCCGGGGAGGTAAACACTCCGGCGCGAGGGTGTAGTGGCCCTGACCGCGGATCTCAGCAGGCGAATCGACGGCAGCGGACGAGAGCGCGGACGACTCTCGCGCGGACGAGGAAGGTGGCCTGACGGAATCCCCCGGCCGTGTCGCTGTCGAAGGGGCGGGCGGCGGACGCGGTGTGGGTGGCGGCCCGGCTGACCGAGGCGCTTGGAACCCGTTGCCGCGTTGCGGGCCGTTAGCCTGTCGGTATGTCAGAGCGTGTCATACCCGGTCGCACGGACGGCCTGATCACCCTGGGGGCCGCGGACGCTCTGTGGGTCGATGTGACGGCCGACAGTGCTGTGCCGACGGCTTCTGGGGCATTCACCCGCTCTCCTGCCCATGCCCGGGCGGGGTACGTCCTGCTCGGCGGCCATGTGGTGGCGACGGTGAGGGCGAGCGGCGGCCAGTGGAGGGTTCCGGAGCTCGAGGTGCGCCGGGCGGCCGCGGAACTGAACGCGGTGGGGATGGATCGGCACGACCTGATCCGCATCGGTCCATTTCGTAAGGCGCCGAGTCAGGAGTGCGACGAGGAAACGCCGCTGCGCTGGCGTCGGCGCATCACGGGGGAACTGCAGCAGCTGGGCGGCCCCGAGCGGGTAGCACGAGGTGAAGTCGGCCGACCGTACCATCTGGCGGGAATCGACTGGCGGCGGATACTCGTGGAGCAGGCCCGCGACGGGACACAGCGGACGTGGTGGCTGCCGCGCGCCGTGGTCAGGCTGCTCGACGCGGCCGAGCACACCGAAACGCAGTGGGTGCGAGCCGCGCGGACCCGCCAGGCAGGCGCATCCGTCACCGAGCCGCCCTCCCACCCCCGGCAGGCCCGAGAGGCCGACGATCGGCAGACGACGAGCCCAGGCGGGCCCACCGTCTCGCCGCGCCCGTACAACGGAGAGCTGGAAGGCCAGCTGTACTCGGTGCTCAGCAGAAAGCCCGGTACCTCCCGCAGGATGGCCGGGTGGGCGTGCGCCGTCTGCCGCACCGCGCCCGCCGCAGTCCTCGACCACTGCCACGAACACGGCTACGTCCGCGCCCCCGTCTGCCAGTCCTGCAACACCCAGGAACGCCCCGACCACCTGTACAGCAACGACATCCGCGTGGCGAACCGCTACACACGCCTCTTCCACATCGACACCGACCACTGGCTTCGCCACTGGCACCGCTGCCCCGGCTGCCGCGCACGCACCACCTTGCCCCTGCCGCACCTCGCCGCATGGACCGCCCAGATAGCCTGCCGATCGCTGCGCCCGACCCACCGCACCTCCCGCGGGCGCCAGCCCTGCGGTGTCCTGCGCGTGTCCTGGACGGGCAGTCAGAACGCGCCCCGTTCCTGCCTGCTCACTGTCGCAGTCGATTTCTGCCCCTCCGGCGAGCACCGCGTCCTGGCGCGAGTCCCCTACCGCGAAGCCGCCGAGCGCTTTGGTCTCTGGTTGGCCGAGACGGCCCCTGCCGTGGCCGCCGCGGCCGGTCCTGACCGCTTGGACGGACTCCCCGCCCAGTTCCGGCCAGTCATCGCGGACACCAGCGGCGAGGGCCTGGCACTGTTCTGAGCGGGCACCGGGAGACCATGACCGCGCAGCGGGCGCTCCCCGGCCGAAGCAGCCCATCGACCCGCGCCGCGCCTCGGGTGCGAGCCGCGGATACGAGTCGACGGGCCGGCTGCCCGAACACGCCCGGCATCGCCGCCTCCTGCGTTTGTGAGGATGCTGTGGGTGACGGGAAATAGGGCTTCCGGCTTCCGGCGCCCCTCCCTACCCTTCGGTGTTCATGACAACTGACAACGCGCAGCAGTCCCAGGGGCACAACGGGCACAGCCGCAGACGCTTCCTGACGGCGACCGGGGGCGCTGTCGCCGGAGTCGTCGGCGGGGGAACGGCCGGCGCATTGGGGACTGCCGGCAGCGCGGCCGCAGCCTCCTCCGGCAAGCGCGTCGCCGTCCTCGGCGGCGGAGTCTCCGGCCTCAGCGCCGCCCACGAACTCGCCGAACGCGGCTACGAGGTCACGGTCTACGAGTACTACGACGCCCTCGGCGGCAAGGCCCGCTCCATGGACGTCCCCGGGACCGGAACGGGCGGCCGCAAGCCGCTTCCCGGCGAGCACGGCTTCCGCTTCTTCCCCGGCTTCTACCGGAATCTGCCGGACACCATGCGTCGCATCCCCTTCCCCGGCAACGCGAGCGGAGTCCACGGCAACCTCCGCAGCGGCACGGAGGCGTTGTTCGCGCACGGCTCGGGCCGCCCGGACCTGCACTTCCCACTCCGCCGGGCCACCACCCCGCCCGCCCCCGGCGACCTCACCCCGTCCTGGATCCGCGACCAGATCCTGTCGGTGCTGGACCTCGCCACCCACCTGCCCGCCAACGAGGCCGCCTACTTCGCCGACCGCCTCCTGGTCCACCTCACCAGTTGCGACGCCCGCCGCGAGGACCAGTGGGAAAAGGTCGCATGGTGGGACTTCATCCGGGCCGGCGAAATGAGCCGCGAGTACCAGGTACTCCTCGGCATCGGCCAGACCCGCAACCTCGTCGCCACCCGCGCCGAGATCGCCTCCACCCGCACCGTCGGCCGCGTCATCATCGAGGCCCTCCTCCTGTGGGGCCTGCTCGGCCGCGGCATGGACGGTGACGCGGACATCGACCGGGTGCTGAACGCCCCGACCAGCGAGGCGTGGATCGACCCCTGGGAGAGGCATCTGCGCTCCCAGGGCGTCGGGTTCGTGCTCGACACCGAGGTCCGGGAGGTGGTGCACGACGGCGGCCGGGTGAGCGGCGTACGGGTGGCGGCGCGCGACGGCAGCCG encodes the following:
- a CDS encoding DUF3100 domain-containing protein; amino-acid sequence: MTTHTAPAKAGPKSPLQTLPIAALALVIALAVQFIGQLDIDLGVGSVIIFPMVWGLLLGLLVSVQKVRPLGLDLQKAAAALVGVAVMLLVARLAFNIGPSLPTLVKAGPALLLQEVGHLLGTIALALPLAVLLRMGKATVGATFSLDREPSFAMVSEKYGPDSDQYRGVLAMYVFGTLFGAVFITLLTSVVANWRIFDPLAMAMGAGVGSGSMMAASSASIVAAHPADQEAILGTAAVSNLITTVLGVYIGIYIALPLADRVYRFLTRGRHDGAAAAATTEPDTDAGASATPAPARSQADDIAVNRAFREQVAAASAEVKLPLWLSLGVLTVLGIGAASVSAKALSWQIIGGYAILLALVSLGLVLAKATRKISPIVWITTVGAYVSSPWFFGAEAINSLVNSVDFLSIATIMLTLAGLSLGKDVPLLRRIGWKIVPVGLVAITASFLLSTLIAEFTLGLWG
- a CDS encoding amidohydrolase, whose translation is MTLTDLAAGSGRLKTDLAAGVERWRERVLALSRSLHAHPEVAFEETASSAALTQLLEQGGFDVERGTGGLPTAFTATAGSGELTVALCVEYDALPEVGHACGHNLIAGASLASALALAPHVDELGITLKAIGTPAEEHGGGKALLLEAGAFDGVGLALMVHLVQDGVTCAPAGTSSQAVGRYRAVFSGKAAHAAAAPHLGVNAADAAVLSQVAVGLLRQQIPGDHRVALFVAEGGIATNVIPERAVVDFECRAFTLQEYEALLARVRRCFEGAALATGAELTIESTEPLYEPLVQDETLAAHWTAAMRALGRDTSPAGRLSGGSTDMGNVSQVIPSLHPWLSIPGADVPIHSHGFTALADTPRAYRVMFEAALALAWTVADTATDSEQRKRFATTPYRRNPTQEAAAT
- a CDS encoding aldehyde dehydrogenase family protein, whose translation is MTTATTPSSATAARAAVDTAFPQGLGTFLDGRVVPGRGETIPLTAAATGEEYAAFRDPGREAAETILTSAVRGAAVWGATGPFERAAILREVSRTVAEHAEELAVLESVTTGKPLRDTRAEAAKVAEMFGYYAGWADKLTGQTIPVPGDWHTYTERVPWGVVVAITPWNAPLFTAGWNSAAPLAAGNAVVVKPSEFTPVSTLRLAQLAHRAGLPEGVFNVAAGHGSTVGAALTSDPRVGKVSFIGSVATGRRVAVATAGAGIPTVLELGGKSANIVFADADLDRAADGAIAAVFSGAGQSCVAGSRLLVERGVHAAFVERVAERAARLRLGDPLDPTTEVGPIITAPQFATVTSLIEAGIADGGRRITDARLPSELTGSALAGGHWVMPTLLDGVTPANRLETTEVFGPVVGADVFDTEAEAIERANGTDFGLAGAVWTGDVSRAHHVARSVRAGTFWINAYKTIHVAVPFGGFGDSGHGRSSGPGVLDEYTQTKAVWVPTRAAGTPFPSLSY
- a CDS encoding NAD(P)-dependent oxidoreductase, which translates into the protein MNQHVAVVGLGSMGGAMAVTLHRAGWQVSGFDPSPVARSAAEAAGIRTVDDVGHLAGTPYAVLSLPSAGVVGTTVPVLLSRPGTLAIVDTTTSEPATSASLSSLAADQGAAFVDAPVSGGRDGAAEGRLTAFVGATEQALDAARPVLEALTGGQYEHLGGPGSGNVVKLLNNVLAAANLVSVGEALAIAKAHGVDPAMAAAGISGASGGSQVSAAMYPKWVLTGAHDSGFSMGLMARDAALAIEIAAQRGERPELLAAANQRWQAALAALGSGADFTEIARTVAPCLTSEGAPAA
- a CDS encoding MurR/RpiR family transcriptional regulator, producing the protein MPTAQNNEILDHADAQWLGDALPRVRLSKAQSRVVDVIVRNPQLASYADLAEIAQRADVNSSTVVRAAQALGYRGWPDLQRELRARYLVLISTEDKLTQSGEHRSPLHDALTHDIDNLRQTLDNNTAAEAEAAIATLAAAKSILVVGAGSFAGPASVMAHLGSTMGYPISLENRGGVHLASAVNSLGPGDVLVVVNMWRSMKQIIVTAEAAREAGAAVVAITDMRRGRLATTVAEHLFIVPSEGISFFQSVTAATSVVYGLLAGMQAAQPERSRAAIRRTQQLWKDLDIYLE
- a CDS encoding endonuclease domain-containing protein; its protein translation is MSERVIPGRTDGLITLGAADALWVDVTADSAVPTASGAFTRSPAHARAGYVLLGGHVVATVRASGGQWRVPELEVRRAAAELNAVGMDRHDLIRIGPFRKAPSQECDEETPLRWRRRITGELQQLGGPERVARGEVGRPYHLAGIDWRRILVEQARDGTQRTWWLPRAVVRLLDAAEHTETQWVRAARTRQAGASVTEPPSHPRQAREADDRQTTSPGGPTVSPRPYNGELEGQLYSVLSRKPGTSRRMAGWACAVCRTAPAAVLDHCHEHGYVRAPVCQSCNTQERPDHLYSNDIRVANRYTRLFHIDTDHWLRHWHRCPGCRARTTLPLPHLAAWTAQIACRSLRPTHRTSRGRQPCGVLRVSWTGSQNAPRSCLLTVAVDFCPSGEHRVLARVPYREAAERFGLWLAETAPAVAAAAGPDRLDGLPAQFRPVIADTSGEGLALF
- a CDS encoding hydroxysqualene dehydroxylase; this translates as MTTDNAQQSQGHNGHSRRRFLTATGGAVAGVVGGGTAGALGTAGSAAAASSGKRVAVLGGGVSGLSAAHELAERGYEVTVYEYYDALGGKARSMDVPGTGTGGRKPLPGEHGFRFFPGFYRNLPDTMRRIPFPGNASGVHGNLRSGTEALFAHGSGRPDLHFPLRRATTPPAPGDLTPSWIRDQILSVLDLATHLPANEAAYFADRLLVHLTSCDARREDQWEKVAWWDFIRAGEMSREYQVLLGIGQTRNLVATRAEIASTRTVGRVIIEALLLWGLLGRGMDGDADIDRVLNAPTSEAWIDPWERHLRSQGVGFVLDTEVREVVHDGGRVSGVRVAARDGSRQRTITADHYISALPVEHARATWGPALRAADPQLGRCDTLKTDWMTGVMFYLRTPTPVVHGHINCIDSPWAVTGIGQTQFWDVRNFSRDYGDGQAHECLSAIISEWDKPGILHGKTARECTKDEIVAELWAQLKDGLNDSGKTTLRDEDRLGWFMDPAVTGLGGPDPRNREQLLIHPTGTLYNRPSARTAVPNFFLAGDYVRTDVDLATMEGANESARRAVNALLDAENSAAERCRIWELFRPPEMEPLKRVDEVRYRLGLPNTFDLG